A window of Equus przewalskii isolate Varuska chromosome 6, EquPr2, whole genome shotgun sequence genomic DNA:
CACGAAGGATGGGAGTGTAGGAAATACCAATGAGGATGAGGTCTGAGATAATAGTCATTACAGGCACAGCAAAGCCATACCAGATATTGATGGAGATAACAACACAGGCGAGGCGGGCCACCCCTATGTGCGCACAGTATGTGTGAGGTATGGTAGGTGTCCTGCAGAAAGGCAAACGCTTCACCAGGAAAACAACAGGCAAAATAACActaaagctccgaccagcaatgCCCACCATGATCCTGACAATTCTCTTAGGTGTCAAGATGCTCGTGTATCTCAAAGGGGAGCAAATGGCCATGTAATGATCAAACGCCATGCCCAATAAGATGGCTGAGTCCAGGAAAAAGCTGAAGTGGAGAAAGAACGACTGGGTGAGGCAGACAGGAAATGTGATTTCCTGAGCATTCAACCAGAAGATGCCAAGTATTTTGGGGACACACGTGGTGCATAAGATGAGGTCTGCAGAGGCCAACATTGAGAGGAAGAAGAACATGGGTTCATGGAGGCTGCTGTCCATAGTGATGAGGTAGAGAAGGACACCATTACCTGCAAGGGCCACAAGGTAGATAGCGAAGAAAGGAATTCCAATCCAGATGTGGAAGTGCTCCAGCCCTGGAATCCCCACCAAAAGAAGGAGCCTGGATTGAAACTGGTAAAATTTAATGTGGCCATCATGGTGATTGTCATTTCCTGAGgacaaaatataatatttgacTCCTGAGAATAACAGGCTATAAATTCCCTTTAAGTCCTTTCCACAACTAAGATCATATTCAAAGTGACAAAGCAGATCTCAgaatcaggtttttttttcacACActgtccagtgttctttccacatGCCACTGCTGCCTTCAATGTCTCCATACTTGTCACAGCATCTGTGCCTGGGGGAAAGGAGATATAGAGTCTGCAGTACCCGCTGCCCCCCACCCTGTTCCTCCACCTAGCCTGCTAAGCAGAGGCATTGCTCATTGGTGCGGGACTCCAGCCCTCTGCACAAAGCCGGGGACTTTTGCAGAGCTCATTACAGTTCATATGCCGCTAGAGATTATAGAGATTGTTTTTGACATTCTAGCTATTCCTGCTCTTTCCAGAACCTGTAGCACTTTGTGACTATGGCGATGCTTTTGAGTCCTGTATTTGTCTGAAAGTCTTGCAGCTCTGTGAAGAGCCTCTGAATGAGGATGCAGAGACTGTCTGCAGGCAGAGCCTTTCACTGTGCACTTTGCACAGAGCTCATGTGTGACTGTCTATAGAGAATATGCCTGTGTGCAGAGCCCATAGTGTTTGTAGGACCTGCGACCTCTCCACAGGCCTGGACATCATCCTTATCACTGTTTCCTATATTCACATTCTCCAAGCTGTCTTCCACCTCCCTTCTCGAGATGCTTGGGCCAAGGCCCTGAGCTCTTGCAGCTCCCACGTCTGTATCATCCTAGCTTTTTACATCCCTGCCCTCTTTTCTGTCTTTGCCTACAGGTTTGGTGAGAGATGCATCCCACGCTATGTCTATAACCTCTTGTCCAACGTCTATGTGGTCGTCCCACCTATGCTCAATCCCATTATTTATGGAATGAGGACCCAGCAGATTTTGGAAGGGGCTAAACAGATGTTTTCAAATCTTGCTAAGAAATCCAAATAAATGCTCCCAACTTGACCTCGACTTAATCCTTTTCTATACCTAGCAATTGTCTTGTATTCACCTATCCTTATCTCTACATCTTCCTATTATCCCCATGTTATTCTCATCTCTGTCTCAATGCATTTAAATACATGCTCTCCTCAAATTCacttttgatttcttgttttagAAATTTACAGTAATGCCCACCCCGCTTCCTTCCACCTATTATTCTAATACCTTCTGATATGCCACCATCTCAAAAAAAACTAATTAGCGGAAATATGATAACTTATCTGGAATCCACCATCCAAATAGGACTTTTCTAACTATGCACTTGCATTTTCTCCCTAACATGTTATCTAATAACTTGTGTATTATTTTGGCACTTAGCTTTGCCAGTTCAACATCTTTCTCACAAGGGGAACATTTGAGAATTGTCATGCCTAAAATTCATCATCCCAtggaatgttatttatttttattaccaccTACACATGGCcataaacatatatgtgtatatacccAAATTCAGAGACGCTAACACACAGCAGCTTATGTAGGTGGACACTTCCGTTTATCATCAGTTTAAATATGATCATGTCATTTCAAAAACCCTTACCAAATAAACCTGGGCTCCCGTTGTCTGTTCCagacagaattttctttaaaatgtagataattGTATAAGAATAGAGTACTCTTTtatatccaaatatattttgtatttaaaaattatattcatcatTAAAATAAGTCAAAATACCTATTCATACCTAATAGATACTGATTTATGTAATCTTTAATGAattgttaaagaaatagaaacatctGTACATAATTTAGTAGCCTGCTTGCTAATCATTATTAATATCAGAGAGTAATCTATCCTGAAGTTCTCTGAGATTGAGAAGAACAACTCAACCTGAAGGTTAGCCCAAGACAAACTCATCCTTGAAAACCTGGTTCACATCTCATCTCTACCCACTCCCATACTCAGCCCACAGTGGAAGTTCCATTTCTTGAGATTCTCCACCTCTTTTCAACTAAATCACTCTTTTGTTGGGTCCTAAGAACATTCCTTCCTGTTTTATTAGAGATCTTTTCATGTTTGTGCCTTTATTCCCTTTCTAGACTGCATTCCTTGaggaaaaagtttattttgaaggGCTTTTTATCCTTAGTGTCCCAATGCATAAGAAGCTGatcataataaaaatgcaaatatgtgtGCTTATgcataaaattcttattttaaataatttttttaacatcacTTTTCTGCCTaacatttattcttctttgaGGAAGTTTTTTTCCACCCTGGGTTTCAGTGTCAAGTGGAGAAAAGAACTGTATTAGGCCCAGGAGATATTGATTTAAAGCCTGAATCTACTACTTAATTACTCAATGAGCTTGAGAGGTAGCATCTCTGAATGAACTCCATTTTCTACTCATCTATAAAGAAGATGAGGATGATATAACCTATTTATCTATTACACAgtgagcattcaataaatgctcagttcactttcctcttctttctttccacataGCTTTATGCATCCTCAAGACAATATAATGGGAATTAGAGGAAGAAGTTATTAGTATTCTTATTATGTGGAGGAGAAAACCATCAGGAGTAGTGGTCAAGTTTTTAGGTTCTGGGTCTTTGCGGAATTTTGACTCTTCCATTTATtaactttgtgactttgggcaagttacttcaccttgCTATGTCTTaactttcttatctttaaaataaaactactaatAATATTAATTGTATTAGTAAAGGTAGTAGTACCTTTCTCTTAATGAGTCTATGagtagtatatattatataatacatataagatatatgtatgtatgtgttatatatatatatatatatatatcttataacagtacctggcatataataaatgctttacaaaatatatttcataaaataacaattttcaataaaataagtgATGAGCTTTATATTGCACATCTACAAAATTATCACTGAACACCTTACAAATTTAATAGAaggtttcaaattttatttttcatcacgACAAAATCCACACATACGAAGTTCAAGGATTCAGAATCAAATTCTTTCGTTGAATGatcatttgaatttaaatatagCTTATAGGACAAATCGTTGGAACTAGGTACTAATGAAGTATTGaagataaataatgaaaatatagcaTTGCTTGCTAATTTTGaa
This region includes:
- the LOC103553562 gene encoding LOW QUALITY PROTEIN: olfactory receptor 52H1-like (The sequence of the model RefSeq protein was modified relative to this genomic sequence to represent the inferred CDS: inserted 1 base in 1 codon), with product MTITMMATLNFTSFNPGSFXLVGIPGLEHFHIWIGIPFFAIYLVALAGNGVLLYLITMDSSLHEPMFFFLSMLASADLILCTTCVPKILGIFWLNAQEITFPVCLTQSFFLHFSFFLDSAILLGMAFDHYMAICSPLRYTSILTPKRIVRIMVGIAGRSFSVILPVVFLVKRLPFCRTPTIPHTYCAHIGVARLACVVISINIWYGFAVPVMTIISDLILIGISYTPILRAVFHLPSRDARQKALSTCYSHVSVILIFYTPAIFSVLAHRFGHSISRTFHILFANLYVAIPPALNPIIYSVKIKQIREKVIFLFFPKGMH